The region ggggcactcgacgggatgagcactgggtgttcttctgtatgttggcaaattgaacaccagtaaaaaataaatttattatttaaaaaaatactgaaagggaataaagaggaaagcagaaaaatgagtgggaaatatcagaaagggagacagaacacgaaagactcctaactctgggaaacgagctaggggtggtggaaggggaggtgggtgggtggtgggggtgactggatgacaggcactgaggtgggcacttgatgggatgagcactggatgttattctatatgttggcaaattgaacaccaataaaaaataaattttaaaaaaaagaagcaagatgtTGGAACTAGATCAAAATAATAAGTATAAAGATACTAGCTAGGCTTGGAAAAAGCACAggagacactagagaatccctttctggcaTAATAGAAGAACGAAAATCTAGGTCAAAACCAAAATGGCTATTACTGAGATGCAATAAAATGTGGGGTCTCTAATTGCTGggataaatgaaacagaagagataGACAGTTAATGATGAAGAATACTAAAACTGAGGGGGAAAATGAGATAAACAACTGCTAGATCACAAGGGGAGAATTTGAGAGACAAGAGATACCATAAGGTGAAAGAATATTAGCATAATTGGAATCCAAGAGAAGAGGAAATGCATGAGAGAGCAGGAAATAGGGTATATATGGGCATATTATAACTGGAAACTTCACTAAGtttgggaaggaaacaggcattcaagtccagagAGAACAGAGAATCTCCCTCAGAATCACTGAAAGTAGGCCAACACCTCAACATATAACAATGAAGCTTCCAAATTtctgagacaaagagaaaatcctgaaagcagctcagggaCAAGAGGTCCTAAACCTATGAGGGTAAAACATGAGCCTGGCAGCAGTCCTATACACAGAGACCTATCAGGctagaaaggactggcatgatatattcaaggtgCTAAATGAAGACAGTATGCATCCAAGGATACTATATCCAGcgaggctgtcattcagaattgaaggagaaataaagagctccagaacaaagaaaaactaaaagaatttgtgatcactaaaccaacCCAGCAAGAGTGAAAatagagcccaaaagtaacataaaCCAGACatgaacagagacaatatacagaaatgtgACTTTACAGGTACTACAacggcactaaattcatatcattCAATAGTCACTCAGAATGTAAATGAGCTAAATGCTCTGATCAAAAGTCACAGGAATCAGATTGTATTAAAAAGCAAGACCAATTTATACGTcatctacaggagactcattgtAGAGCCAACAACACCTCCAGATCAaaagtggggaggaagagaatcatctatcatgctaatggatatcaaaaaaaattaaaattggagtAGAAATCTGTATATCAGAcacattagattttaaaccaaagactgtaataagagatgaggaaagacactatatcataatttagaggtctatccaacaagaactatcaattatgaatatttcacctctaaaatgggagcacccaaatatatgaaacaattaataacaaaattaaagaaacacattgataaaaatacaataatagtagagatCTCTAACTCCACACTCACAACAATTATAGaacatctaagcagaagatcaccaaggaaacaagagctttgaTTGAATCACTGGCTCAGATGACCTTCACAGACCTATTCAGAGCATGCCATCCTAAAGCAAGACACTACATATTCTTTCTGagttcacatggaacattttccagaatagatcacatactcaGCCAAAAGCCACGTCGCAACTGGTACGAAAAGATTGGATTATTCCCTGAACTACTTCTGACCATAATGATTTGAATTTTGAACCAATAACAAGAGGAAATTTAGAAGGAACAGTATTCACCAGAGTTAAAGAGCACATAGTTTACTAAAGAATGAGTGGGCCAACCAGGAATTTAAAGAATTTAGATCTTCATGgtagcaaatgaaaatgaaaacacaacagttcagaACCTTTGAGATGCGGCAAAGGCAGTCTTAAGAGGGAAACACATAGCAATACAAGCTTTCTCAAAATGGAAAAGTTGCAAATACACAATCTAACCTTATACCaaaagaagctggagaaagaacagcaaatagagTATAAATTCAGCAGGAGAAGAGATTTAAGAACAAttagagtagaaatcaatgaaatacaatCCAAGGAACAGTAGAACGGAGATCTCAAAGGATCTCAAAGGAACAGATCAATAAACCTAGTAGCTGagctttgaaagaattaataagataaataaaccacTAGACTgacatatcaaaaagaaaaaagaaaggatctgaatttttaaaaaatcataaatgaaagaggtgaGATCACAAACAAcaccaaataaatacaaacaattctaaaagaatattatgtgcaattatatgccaaccaattaggcaatctagaagaaactgaagaactcctagaaacatatgacctaccaaaactgaaaccaaaagaaagagaaagcctgAACAGAACCATAACCAGCAAAGGAATTgaagaaataatcaaaaacaaCTAACAAACTAGAGTTCAAGACCAGGTGACTTCATAGGGGAAATTCTACCagaaatttaaggaagaatttataCTTATTCTTTTGAAGCTATatcaaaaattagaaatggaaggaacACATCCAAACTCATTGTATGAGGCCACCATTACCTTGatcacaaaaccagaaaaagactccaccaaaaggaAAGGTAAAGAGCAATATCCCTGGAAAACATGgaaaacatggatgcaaaaattttaatcaaaatagaGCCAACAGGATCTAAAGgtaattaaaagaattaatcgggaggtctgggtggctcagagattaagcgtctgccttcagctcagggctgatcctggagtcccgggatcgagtcccacatcgggctccctacatggatcctacttttccctctgcctgtgtttctgcttctctctctctttctctctctctctctctctctgtttctcttataaataaataaataattaattaattaataattaataaaatttttttaaaaaaagaattaatcaccatgaccaagtgggattcacTTCCTGGGCTTCAAGTGTGGTTCAACATCTACAAATCATTCAATGTGATACACTGCAttagtagaagaaagaatgaaaaacatatgatcctctcaattgatgaaGAAGAAACATtggacaaaatacagtatcctttcctgattaaaactctccacagtgtagggatacagggaacttatcccaatatcataaaagccatatacaaaaaaaaaccccacagagaatatcattctcaatggtcaagaacacagcagggatgcccaactcaccactgttgttcaaaaCAGTACAAGACATTTTAACCTCAGCAAGcaggcaacaaaaaagaaataaaaggcatccaagtcagCAGTGAAGTCAttaaactctcactcttcacagatgataggatactgtatatgtatatactgtatataccAAAAGACTCCACTCAAAAATTGGTAGATCAGTAGCAACGTGGCAAGTGTTCAGCAACATggcaagatataaaataaatgcacagaattaagttgcatttctatacactaacaatgagactgaagaaagtgacattaaggaattaatcccattgacaattgcaccaaaaatcaaAAATACCTATGagcaaacctaaccaaagtggtaaaggatCTGACTTTAAAActatagaatatttattaaagaaattaaagatgaccaTTTATTGGAAAAAAGTCTAGGCTCatgtttggaagaacaaatattgtgaaaatgtctatgctacccagagcaatctacacattcaatgcaatttctatcaaaatataaTCAGCAGTTTTCACTGAGCTGGACgaataatcctaaatttgtaGAATCAGAAAAGCCCCAAGTAGCTAGaggaagttgaaaaagaaaaccccaaagcttgtggcatcacaattctggacctcaagctatattacaaagctgtaagcATCAGGAGattatgatactggcacaaaaacaaacacattgaTCAATAGAATAGAGGGTCCAAAAATGAACCCCCATCTCTAAGGTCAACTAAacctcaacaaagcaggaaagaatatccaatggaaaatagtctcttcagcaaatggtgtgggaaaattggacagccaaatACAGAAGAATGGCaatggaccattttcttacaagaatacaaaaataacccaaaagtTGTTGATAGAcctgtgagacaagaatccatcaaagtcctacaggagaacataggcagaaaACCCTTTCTCCTCGGCAATAGCAACTCCTTGCTAGATACAGCTctagaggcaagggaaagaaaagcaaaaatgaactattgggacttcatcaagataaaaagcttttacacagcaaaggaaatagtcaacaaaatgaaaaggcaacttacaaaATGGGGAAGggatttgcaaatgatgtatcaggctagtattcaagatctctaaagaacttattaaactcaacaacccAAAAACAATCgtgtcaagaaatgggcagaagacatgaacagacatttccccaaagatatacaaatggccaacaggcacatgaaaaaatgctccacatctcttggcatcagggaaatacaaatcaaaaccataataagaaaCCATCTCACACccgtcagaatggttaaaattaacaagtcaggaaacaacaaatattggtgaagatgcagagacaGGAGAACCCTCTCACATGCTCTACTAGTGAGTATGCTAGCTGatgcagccactccggaaaacagcatggaggttccccaagaagttgaaaatagagctaccctacgacccagaaattgcactactagatatttatcccaaagatacaaatgtcgTGAAccaaaggagcacctgcaccccaatcgCCCGAATGTGCACAATAGACAAATTGTGGAAAGAGCCAGATGTCCATtcacagataaatggataaaaatgtggtggataatacaatggactattactcagccttcaGAAGATTGAAACCTTTTCATTTACCTTGACACGGATGGAATCGGAGGGTGTAGTTAATGctcaagaaaataattcaaggggatccctgggtggcgcagcggtttagcacctgcctttggcccagggcgcgatcccacgtcaggctcccgaagcatggagcctgcttctccctctgcctgtgtttctgcctctctctctctctgtgactatcataaataaatttaaaaaaaaagaaatgaaattccacataagtgaaacCATACGGTAATTCTTTTCTctaattgaattattattattttttttatttatgatagtcacacaaagagagagagagagaggcaggacacaggcagagggagaagcaggctccatgcaccgggagcccgatgtgggattcgatcccgggtctccaggatcgcgccctgggccaaaggtaggcgccaaaccgctgcgccagccagggacccccctcatgtggaatttaagaaacaaaacagaggatcatggaaaaggggaagggaaattTATATAGGAATAGATTAAAGatgacaaactatgagagactctttACTATGTGAAAGAAACTGGGTTCCTGGAGAGGAGGTTGGTGGGGGAATGAGGTAACTGGATTACTGACTTTAAGGAGTGCACATGAGGTGATAAGTACTGGGTATTATAGCAACTGATGAATTCTaaattcctcatctgaaaataatgatgtaCTGTATATCAGGGCTAAGTaaatttaaatgaagtaaaaagacAAACAGTGATCATTAGACATAATAATTGGAAATAGAGGGCTCTGGTTATTTTATGGATGGTACTTCTTATTGGGTAGCAGGAGAAAGGTTCTATTATCAGGCAACATTTCAGCTGTGATTGAACTCCGTTGAGATTTTCTGAGGGAAACTGCTGAAATATATTGATCCATATCTTTGAAGATGATGAGCaccaataaataacaaaaatgatcaGGAGGATACGGCCATGTGAAGATTCGTGGGGTGAAGATTCTAGAAAGGGAGACTCTAATGCAGCACTCCTGTGGTATATTCAAGGAGCTGTGAAAGACCAGGAACGAAAAAGAAGCAAGATCAGAAATACACACAAGGTCAGGTTATGTAGTGCCAAGACCACTAACCCTCCCTGAAGCCACAAAAAGCATGAATGCTGTCCTTGTATCTTAAAAATGACCCAGATTCGATGGTTTTCAGGTACCTCGAATTTCACTTTCATGCTGCAGAGAGAGGAGTTATGGAAAGAGGTGTCAGAACTTTTGCTGCTAGCTTCTATTTGTTCTTTAAGCTTTGATTGTAGAAGGAAACTtacaaaagcatttgaaaatatttcatggcAAAGTactccttttatattttactttttttctatgtaccaatacagaaaaaaaaatccgtaACAGCATAGTCTTTCATAAACCCTTAGgatgatctttattttattctaatccCATACTATATACACCAGGAAGACCTCAGAATGAGGTCCATATCTTTATATCTGCGTAATATGTAAGGTTTTAGAAATTTGCAAAGGTCAGTCAAAGAAATAGTGTGATACTAGATTTAGTTTATGTTTCCTATTCTATTATTGAGAGCTTTGTGTGACTGTGCCATCCTATAATTAATTCTCAGGTAACAGCGTGCCTCCATTtctcattaaatacattttagcaGACAGGGCCTAGAAATCCTTTACATGTCCTGTTTTCCAGCACAATCCTTGGTTTGCTGATTTCTGTTGCCATGAATTCCTGATaatcaaattatattattaaaacaaaaagaacgATTTCTGAGATGCCAACATGGGATTTGCTAACATTTAGTCTGAATTATAATTAAACCACAGCAAACTAAAAGTAAAATGAGTTTCTTTACCTGGATCAAAGGATATGTTCCAGAAGCCTAAAGGAAATGCTACCTTTAATTCTAAGAGAATTCCATTAAATTCAGGAATTAGATAAGGCCACCTTTTATAGCTGCCATTATTGTGTAATGCACTGACTTTTAGTGCCAGGTCCTCAACTCCATATACTTACAGAGATCAGGAAGTAATTAATGAAGCCAAACTGTGCAAAGACATTTAAGAAGGAATTGAAGAagaccttttttcccttttgaaaggAAGCAAATCCTGTCCCCAGTAAGAGTCTGTCAAGACTAAGCTCTAGTGTGTTGCTGCCTAATGAGGAGCATATATCCAAATTTGTCCCATACTGTGCTTTTCAAGAGAAATCAGGCAATcgtatttttatacattttaatgattttaatatacTGATGACcgattatatttataaaatcttatactaaacaaaaaattttggattaaacaaatttaaagtttTCAGGTAAATTCAGCCTAGCAGCTTGTCATTTTGGAAATTCTGTGTCAAACAACgaaataagaggaaaaggaaatgaagcagTCAGAGGCAAACATGAAACAACACAAGTCATTATTGGCTGGTGTGTCCATCTAGTAAACCAAACCAATACAAACAACTTGCAGATTATACTATTTATTAAAAGAGTTAAGTCAAAAATcagcataataataatatttccaAATGTAAGTATAATCaacaatttaaatgaaataaatctcagCCACAATAACAATGAATCATGAGATAACAGAAAGGTGAACAGTCTTCCTGAAGAACACTAAACTTCTTCACAAAACACATGCAACAACTGGATTAGGTGAGTTATACAATTTGGGATGGAAGGACTTCCCCTTTTAAAGTTGTTAGTTTTGGGGTCccttggtggtttagtgcctgcccagaacatgatcctggagtccctggatggagtcctgcatcgggctccctgcatggagcctgcttctccctctgcctgtgtctgtgcctctctgtgtgtgtgtgtctctcatgaataaataaataaaaatcttaaaaaaataaagttgttactTTTTCCCAATTAATTGAAACACTGAGTGAATTTCTAAAAAAACTTCCTGGAGGTGATTTGCATGGAAACGGAGAAAATGATTCTATACTCTATGGTTGAATTTATAGAAGAGACAACTGAAAAATTTCTGGGGGTTGTGGAGAGGAACCAAGAGCAATATATCATGAAGCTATAGTAATTTTTCAAATCGAGTATGCCCACAGAATAAACAAATATGTTAAGACGATAGAGTATCATGCAACAAATTCAgctatatatatttgataatacaGGATGAGGCTGAAAGTATTAACGTGTAAATAGATCATATTACGATAAATGACAATCAATTTGAAGTCAGAACCTGTATCACAAGGTTAACAAAAAACATCCCCAACAGAAGTTTATTTGTATGGGGGACACTaaaaacatagaggaaaatgACGCAGCATAAggtaaaaatgcattttaaatttagttacAGCAGAAATGGGAATTGGGAAATGGGATGCAAGGAAAGCACACTCTCTTCCATTTTTCATAgctgacaattatttttaataatataaaaacaaacccgattcaaagaaaatgtagtattttaaatttctgaacaTAATGCAGTCACTGGACTTCCCCTTTGCTGAACGTAACTAGAAGCTGCACAAAATACAGGAAATATCGTTTTCAGTTTTGGATGACTGGTAACATACTCCTTGGACCCCTTAGGGACGGGAGACATATCAGGTGAGTGCTAGGACAGCTTCAGGCTGACCAAGAAGTCTCCAACCCCTTGTAGAGGTGAGGGGAACTGCAAATGGCTCCCCTCACCCTTGACATCACAAAATAGTTTTCTACTAACTCTCTTGGATCTTTTATgaattcattttgtcttttttctccctgACCAATCAAGGATTGATTTTCAGATCTCCTTTCTTTTAAACCCTTCCAATGCTTGGAGTGATTCCTTGTCCCCTTTCCTCATGACTACTACCTCATGTCAATCCCCACCCAATTCACTTTGAAATCTTCCACATTGGCAGGTACGGTTTAATAATACCAATTTGTTCATGAAAATGtatctcttggggatccctgggtggcgcagcggtttagcgcctgcctttggcccagggcgcgatcctggagacccgggatcgaatcccacgtcgggctcccagtgcatggagcctgcttctccctctgcctatgtctctgcctctctctctctctctctctgtgtgactatcataaataaaattaaaaaaaaaaaacacagattaaaaaaaaaaaagaaaatgtatctcTTCTGTgagtacaaataaaaatttctctaatGTCCTTATTCGTTCTCTGATAAATGTCCTCATTGGGTCTTAAGTATTTAGTCCACCACCACTTCCTATGTAAGAATACTGGGCATCTTTGGTGGCACAGGATAACATTGTGCTTCCATTGGCAGAAACTTTTCACATACTTATGACGTTCATTGTATTCCTTTCTCATTAGCCGTTATCAATTAAAGTAATACTTCCTGGTGCCAATTTGATGGGAATTATAAACTCAGGTACTGAAAGAGCATCACATGATAGTGCTTGATTATGAGATTTTGATGTGGTAGTGGTGGTGCCAGGTGTGTATCATACATATCAGATGGGTGATCTTCAAAGTgaaaacacataatttaaaatattctcatataaaacaaaataccaaagttAAATAGCACTAAAACTGACTTTTCAGTCATGAGTTCTCCCAAATAAtctgaattttgatttttcaggGCTAttaggaaccaaaaaaaaaaatcttttttctgaTACTGAACAAACATGTCAGTCAAGGAAGCTAAGCTACACTAAGTCAATAATATAGAGATATcgggaaaattaatttttccctgCAAATACTCATACACCCAGAAGTGATTTTCAAAATATGAGAAGGGCAAGGCTTCTGCTCTCCAACTTGGACAAAGTTcccactttccttttcctttttcgtGGTCTTTGCCTTACATTGTACTCTAGCCTTCCTTCTCCTCTATATGCTCCCTTCTATGTGTTTCCTCCTGCACATTCCTCCTGCTAAACTCCCTCActgcctcctctttctctcatgtGAAGAGCAATGGAAAGGATTCTCCAAGAGGCACTGATGGACTGATCCCACCTATCCCTGCCAAATATGGGACTCTCCTTCTCTCATTACTTACAGAGAGGTTTGAGAGGTTTTCCAGTGACAGACCAGGTTTTCACTGAGATTTCCAGCTTTTCTTAGAGGTTGAGGATCCCTCTATGTATATTCCCCAGTGAGGCAACCTTGGGCACAGATTCCAGAGCAGAATTCTCTTAGAATGCCTTCTCCAAATCCCAAATTGTCAAGATAGTCACCTACACTAATTTCCAGTTCCAAATGGATTAGTTCTATGACAACATTCATAGACTAGAATAAAATCTAGCCAAAGAATTGGTGTATGCATACACCCACACATCATTCTCTCACTAGTCAGTACATTTCTTTCTGAAAGCAAATTGGTCCAGGAACCTAAATTATCATATGAAGGTGACCAGATGTCAATACCATTCAACTAAGGGCCATGATAAGTTCTTCAAAATGGTTATGGGCTATCTGTAATCCTATTCTAATGCAATCCTCTCAGAATAAGGAgtctatatatttattctatttattaattttaatacaattaaatacacaaaaaattaaatctattaattgcttttatttccccaAGGATAATATTATATCTCTCCTGtccatgaaggaaaaacaaactgtTAAGGAAATATACATTAGGATCCCGGATTATCATGTATCAACAGAAGTCATACTTTGCTACACCATAACTTTTTCATGGCAATTTTCACTTCTGTATTTCTCAGTGTATAGATCAGAGGGTTGAGCAAGGGTGTCCCAATGGTATAAAACACAGCCACCACCTTGTCTACTGGAAATGTGGTTGCTGGGcgtgtatatatgaatatacatggGCCAAAAAATAGGACAACCACAATAAAATGGGAGGTGCAGGTTGAAAGGGCTTTTCGCCTTCCTTCTGCACTGTGATTTCTCAAAGAGTACAAGATGATAACATAGGAGATAAGCAAGATTGTGAAACTCACCGTGCATATGGCTCCACTGTTAGAAACAACTAGCAAATTTATTACATAAGTGTCCATGCAAGCAAGTTTCAGCAAGGGCTGCAAGTCACAGAAATAGTGATCAATCACATTGGGACCACAGAAAGGCAATCTCAAAGCCAGGAAAATTTGTGCTGAAGAGTGAATACAGGATCCCACCCAACCCAGAATCACCAGCACACTGCAGACATGCCTGTTCATGATGGTTGTGTATCGCAAGGGCTTACAAATGGCTACATAGCGATCAAAAGCCATCAGGATCAGCACGAAGATTTCCATGCATCCAAAGAAGTGGACTGCAAAGACCTGAGTCATGCACTCATTGTAGGAAATGGTCTTCTGCTGGGAAATGGCATCCACAATCAACCTGGGAGCTGTGGTTGTAGAGAAGCAGGCATCAGCAAAGGACAGGTaaaagaggaagaagtacatgggacTTCCAAGGGTCCTGCTTCTTTTAATAGTCACTACAATGAGAAAGTTTCCCAACAGTGTGGCAAGGTAAAACATCAAGAAGACCCCAAAtattgctttctgttttcttggaTCCTGTGTCAAGCCAAACAGAATGAATTCATTCACACTGCTATTCATCGCCATAGTAGTGTCTATAGGTAAGGGGAACTTGATAAGACCTTAAtctgcaaaaagaagaaaagaaatgacatttcagaGAAATCTTTGGGCTGACCTCTGAATTCCTTCTTTTTGCTCCATGTTACCTCCAACTTCCTTTAATCCCTATGAATCTTTGTAAATCTGCAGAAGTCCCAGCCTCTCCCAGATCTCTCCATTGATTCAGAAACTAACCAATTGGATCAAAGCCTTTGCATTTGGAGAATAAAAAGTcaatatcctttaaaatttttaattcctacAAAGATTGAAAGTGGCAGAACTTGTTCTTTCCTTGGTCAGGTGCCTTTATTGCCTTGAAATTTGGCCTTCATCtgaaaaattatatcaaaatctTGCCCTACCTTATCTTGATTTTCccttgaattaaaaagaaaattttttatgctcacatatacatataccaagttcatttattatgtattttatctatATGCTTTgaaatctggaaaacagtattcCAATGTTATTAACCACTCATATTGTTGGAGAATCCCTTCTGAAGAAAATATCTTCATTGAGTTCTCTCATTTTTGGGTCCCTGACATCTTCATTCCTGAGCCTATCAGTATCTTGTTTGAAATATGgtttacaaaaatttaaaagtctttaCTTATGCCTCTTGTGTTCAATATCACCTTCACTGATAGTCAGTAGATAACAACGGTCTGAGGAATTTTGAGATTTGTCATAATTGAGGGAAATTCCTGTTTACCCTCTTTACTATTCTCTTAAACTGAACTCATTGAGCATCTCTGCATATGAATTCAATTTGGTATAAAATTACTAAAGATGTCTATAAACTAAATAGGGTTTTAACtcatatatgtttctttttaccCTGAATTGCCTTGTTtctaaaaatatcatttgaaGAAAATTCCACTATTCAATATACTATGtaatgatttttctgtttcaaattctTGTCTGTAGCATCTATACTTTGTCATTGATATCATTGTATATCATTTTGTGTTCTGATTTTGACTCGGAATTATTATAGCAGTTTTTCCCATGCACTATACTTTCCATGGCttaattgtttatttaattaCTGACATTGTAAAATTTTTCTAAGTGGCATTTATTTAACCGTTTGTCCATCGAGATATTGATGTTGCTTCCAATTTTCACTCACACAAATAACAATTTAGAGCAATTTCTCAAGTATAATATTGCTGCCACAAGTGCTAGAGATTGTCATTGCTATTGATACTTATTAAAAGGTTTTTCAATAATTTGTGTTCacttaactatatttttattgtcaaataattCATAAT is a window of Vulpes lagopus strain Blue_001 chromosome 11, ASM1834538v1, whole genome shotgun sequence DNA encoding:
- the LOC121471907 gene encoding olfactory receptor 4C11-like, which codes for MAMNSSVNEFILFGLTQDPRKQKAIFGVFLMFYLATLLGNFLIVVTIKRSRTLGSPMYFFLFYLSFADACFSTTTAPRLIVDAISQQKTISYNECMTQVFAVHFFGCMEIFVLILMAFDRYVAICKPLRYTTIMNRHVCSVLVILGWVGSCIHSSAQIFLALRLPFCGPNVIDHYFCDLQPLLKLACMDTYVINLLVVSNSGAICTVSFTILLISYVIILYSLRNHSAEGRRKALSTCTSHFIVVVLFFGPCIFIYTRPATTFPVDKVVAVFYTIGTPLLNPLIYTLRNTEVKIAMKKLWCSKV